The nucleotide window GTAATTCGCCTCGGGGTAATCTTGCCGCGCTCGCTTATAAATTGCTTAAGGATTCTGAAATCCTTATAATCTGCTTTCATATTTTTATCGGCGCAAAAGCGGCAAACCTTTTTCTTTTGAAAGGAACGTTTGCCTCCAAACTGCTGCTGGCGACCTTGAGGCGCAGACCCTGGTTTAGCTCTGTTTTCACTCATGGGTTTACCTCCTTAGATTCTTTCGCCTCTCCCTGCTTAATGTCCCTGCTTACTACCGCCGGGGCAGGCTCTGCAGGGACATGTTTTTCTTCTTTAGTTTTTTTAACAGCCTTTGTTTCTATCTTTTTAACTGTCTGATAACGGATAACATCCTCATTTAGCCTTAAAATCCGTTCAACCTCTTTAGAGGCCGCAGGGCTGGAAGAGATATTCGCAAAAATATAATGGCCATCCGCATGTTTCCTAATTGGATACGCCATTCTTCTTTTGCCCCACTCTTCGATCTTGACGACCTGGCCATTTAGGCCCTCTACAGTCTCTTTTACCTTCTGGATGATCCCCTTTATGACATCCTCTCCTGCGTCCGGTCTTGTAATAAAGACCACTTCATAATTATTACTCATCCTATATGCCTCCTTATGGATTCCTATCCATTACTTAATAATGAATTAGGTGAGCCCCTGAACAAACTTCAGGGGCAAGGATTAATTCAAAAAAGCTTATACTATATTTTATTATGTAAATCAAGGATATTTTTTGTTTTT belongs to Deltaproteobacteria bacterium and includes:
- the rpsF gene encoding 30S ribosomal protein S6; the encoded protein is MSNNYEVVFITRPDAGEDVIKGIIQKVKETVEGLNGQVVKIEEWGKRRMAYPIRKHADGHYIFANISSSPAASKEVERILRLNEDVIRYQTVKKIETKAVKKTKEEKHVPAEPAPAVVSRDIKQGEAKESKEVNP